A stretch of the Erinaceus europaeus chromosome 23, mEriEur2.1, whole genome shotgun sequence genome encodes the following:
- the IER2 gene encoding immediate early response gene 2 protein yields MRCSDWAGRLGDVTRGTKGLRAAGAGAERPNLVSACVGARMRGEPAPKEERREKGGARPRSRPRCTCTPIALPALAALVPSSLGRVPAGLRAASMEVQKEAQRIMTLSVWKMYHSRMQRGGLRLHRSLQLSLVMRSARELYLSAKLDPHDPCPPPPAPARCLDPRLHPPRPSETTEGAPPDGEPPCPEPMETQEVAPRTRDTPDDTPAPPARPPSREAPRGPAAARVNRKRRSSCSLSEGAEAGLVPSKKARLDGEDEAGAERQPAAGGPCAETPGRTQPQGAFPNLARVLQRRFSGLLGRSPAAPPTAPPPPPGCEASPACRPADSMVNVLVRAVVAF; encoded by the coding sequence ATGCGGTGCTCCGATTGGGCGGGGCGTCTCGGTGACGTCACCCGGGGTACAAAAGGGCTCCGGGCAGCGGGCGCCGGGGCAGAGCGGCCCAACCTCGTGTCGGCGTGCGTGGGTGCGCGCATGCGCGGAGAGCCCGCGCccaaggaggagagaagggagaaggggggagCCCGCCCTCGCAGCCGTCCGCGGTGCACCTGCACCCCGATCGCCCTCCCCGCCCTCGCGGCTTTGGTGCCGTCCAGCCTCGGGCGGGTCCCGGCCGGCCTCCGAGCAGCCAGCATGGAGGTGCAGAAGGAGGCGCAGCGTATCATGACCCTGTCGGTGTGGAAGATGTACCACTCCCGCATGCAGCGCGGGGGCCTGCGGCTGCACCGGAGCCTCCAGCTGTCGCTGGTCATGCGCAGCGCCCGGGAGCTCTACCTGTCGGCCAAGCTGGACCCGCACGATCCCTgcccgccgccccccgcccccgcccgctgCCTGGACCCCCGCCTGCACCCACCGAGGCCCAGCGAGACCACCGAAGGGGCGCCCCCCGACGGCGAGCCGCCCTGCCCGGAGCCCATGGAGACGCAGGAAGTGGCCCCGAGGACCCGAGACACCCCGGACGACACCCCGGCACCTCCAGCCCGCCCGCCCTCCCGGGAAGCCCCTCGGGGCCCAGCGGCGGCCAGGGTCAACCGCAAGCGGCGCAGCAGCTGTAGCCTGAGCGAAGGGGCTGAAGCCGGACTGGTCCCCAGCAAGAAAGCCAGGCTGGACGGGGAGGACGAGGCCGGGGCGGAGAGGCAGCCGGCCGCGGGGGGGCCGTGCGCGGAGACCCCCGGCCGCACGCAGCCGCAGGGCGCCTTCCCCAATCTGGCGCGCGTGCTGCAGCGCCGCTTCTCCGGACTCCTGGGCCGCAGCCCGGCCGCCCCCCCGAcggcgcccccgccgccccccggCTGCGAGGCCTCGCCGGCCTGCCGGCCCGCCGACAGCATGGTCAACGTGCTCGTGCGGGCCGTGGTGGCTTTCTGA
- the STX10 gene encoding syntaxin-10, translated as MARTSVTPPPRGGGVRSADTHAKGAEVPILWHSLCGLSGRTGRSRSLWWRDRIPQAGPGRRPPQSPSQGRRAGWEVPPPSGRTGTACPWKIPSSWSGARCRRREHWAELLLDGAAVGAERDWTESELRSSVRCIEWDLEDAEETIGIVEANPSRFKLPAGSLQERKVFVRCMREAVQEMRDLMVCPEALALLERSSREPLVGPPAAQKPPSDLLDARAISANALLFGRAAGGGGACGHASAPQPIGDQLGAGPECLKTHPHNPQLILDEQLDLVSGSIRTLKPMSSRVGEELDEQSTLLDAFAQDLGAHAVPDGVLWRMDKVMHMTSDGRQWCAIAVLSGLLLLVLILLFAL; from the exons ATGGCTCGCACGTCTGTCACTCCCCCCCCAAGGGGTGGTGGGGTGCGCAGCGCTGACACCCACGCCAAG GGGGCGGAAGTGCCCATACTGTGGCACTCACTCTGCGGCCTCTCTGGGCGCACCGGGAGGTCCCGCTCTCTCTGGTGGCGCGATCGCATCCCGCAGGCGGGGCCAGGGAGGCGCCCGCCCCAGTCCCCCAGCCAGGGCCGGAGAGCCGGGTGGGAGGTCCCGCCGCCGTCGGGGCGGACGGGGACAGCATGTCCCTGGAAGATCCCTTCTTCGTGGTCCGGAG CGAGGTGCAGAAGGCGTGAACACTGGGCCGAGCTGCTGCTCGACGGGGCGGCCGTGGGCGCCGAGCGGGACTGGACCGAGTCCGAGCTGCGCAGCAGTGTGCGCTGCATCGAGTGGGACCTGGAGGACGCGGAGGAGACCATCG GCATCGTGGAGGCGAACCCCagcagattcaagctcccagccgggtccctgcaggagaggaaggtGTTTGTAAGGTGCATGAGGGAAGctgtgcag gAAATGAGGGACCTGATGGTATGCCCCGAAGCCCTGGCCTTGCTGGAGAGAAGTAGCAGGGAG ccactGGTGGGGCCGCCGGCTGCCCAGAAGCCCCCCAGCGACCTACTGGACGCCAGAGCCATCTCAGCCAACGCACTGCTTTTTGGAAGAgcagcaggtgggggcggggcctgtgGACACGCCTCTGCCCCACAACCTATCGGGGACCAGCTGGGGGCGGGGCCCGAGTGCTTGAAGACCCACCCCCATAACCCACAA ctcattCTAGACGAGCAGCTGGACCTGGTGTCCGGCAGCATCCGGACCCTGAAGCCCATGTCCAGCCGGGTGGGCGAGGAGCTGGACGAGCAGAGCAC cctgctgGATGCCTTCGCCCAGGACTTGGGAGCACACGCGGTCCCGGATGGGGTTCTGTGGAGGATGGACAAGGTGATGCACATGACGAGCG atggccGCCAGTGGTGTGCCATAGCTGTCCTTTCCGGGCTGCTGCTGCTCGTTCTCATCCTGCTGTTCGCGCTCTGA